The genomic region CGACCACTTCGCCGGGCTCTCCGCTGTAGCGCAGGACCGACAGGAACTCGGCCGGCAGGGGCGCGAACACGGTCACCTCGCCGTACCCGATCGGCAGGTAGGCACCATCGCCCCGCTCGCTGAAGGCGGTGGCGACGTCCAGCAGCGCCGGGTGCAGGTGCCAGCCCTCGCTGCTCGCCCCAGGACCAGGGACGGTGACCTCAGGGACGGTGACCTCAGGGACGGTGACATCTGAAACGGTGACATCAGCGGCAGTCACATCAGGAACGGCAACCAGTTCCGCCACTTCCATCCCCGGTCCCATCCAGTGCCGGCGCAACACATCCCAGCGCGGTCCGAAGCTCACGACGCTCGTCCTCGACTGGCCGCGGAACAGCCCGCTGGCGGCCGCGTCCTTCTCCAGGACGCCGGCCAGCAGGGCCTCCGGATCCAGTGCGCCGGCAGCTTCGGTCGTCGCGGTCACCGACGCCTGCGCATGCCGGGTGGTGACGCCGTCCAGCGTGCGAAGCACGGTCACCGCGCGTTCCCCGGTCGCGGTGTCGGCACCCGGCTCGGCGACGAACTCGACGCGCAGCGTTGCCGCGGCTCCGTCGGGCACCCGCAGCGGGGCCAGGAATGCCAGATCGGCGATCGAGACGCCCGGCGCGTCCGGGAAGCAGGCCCGATGGGCAGCGACGATCGCCTCGATCATCCCGGTTCCCGGGAGCACCGGCACGCCGCCGATCCGGTGCTGGTCGAGCACCCAGTGGGTCTCCGCCGAGATCTCGCCCTCGGCGGACACGCCGTCGCAGCGGGTCAGGAGCGGGTGCTCCATCGGCTGGAGAGCGGTTGCGGCAGAGGCTGTTCCGGGAACCAGCGGATCGCCGCTGACGGCACCGCCCGGCACCGAGACCGTCTCGACGGCCATTCCGATCTCCGACCAGCCGCCCCAGTTGACGCTGACCACGGGCCCCGACCACCCGGGGGCGGCGGCCACCGCGTCCAGGAACGCGTTGCCCGAGCAGTAGTCGACCTGCCCGATGTCACCGGCCAACGCCGTGATCGACGAACACAACACCACCAGCTCGACCGGCACCTCGGCGAACGCGGTCCGCAGGGCCAGCGCGCCGGCCACCTTGGGCGCCAGCACCGAGTCGGCCACCGCCGGCTCCTTGACCTCGAGCATGCCGCCACCCGCCACACCGGCGGCGTGCACGATGCCGTCCAGCCCGCCCCAGGCCTCGTTGAGTTCGGCCGCAACCGCGGCCAGCGCGGCGGGATCGGTGACGTCGGCAGCGATGACCCTTACCTCGGCGCCGGCTCCCTCCATCGCCCGAACAGCAGCGATGGTGCGTGCAGTGCGATCCCCGCCGAGGCTCTCGGCTCCCGGTGCCGGCCAGCTCTCCCGCGGCGGGAGTGGGGTACGGGCCAGCAGCGCCAACCGACCGCGGTACCGGTTCGCCAGCTCGGTCGCCACACTCACCCCGATGCCGCCTGTCCCGCCGGTGATCAGGTAGCGGCCTCCCTCGCGGAACCCTGGTTGCTGCGCCGTCGGACGGGTCTGGGTGAAGTCCTTGACCCACCGCCGGTCCGATCGCAGCGAGACCTCACGCGGTTCGCCGGTGGCCAACAACTCGCGGACGACCGCCGAATCGCGGCTGCGGTCGTCGACATCGATCCACCTGGTCCGCAGGAACGGCAACTCCAACGCGCCCACCCGGACGGGACCGGCGACCAGCGCTGCCTGGGCCACGACATCCTCGCCGCCGGTGACCGGGGCGACCGGTGGGGTCAGCACCGTCAACGCCACCGTGGGCGGCTCCGGCAGCTCGGCGAGTGCCTGCAGGACGCCGAGCAGGTCGTGGAAACCATTCTGCAGCAACTCATCCGGGGCACTGTCCAGGGCGCGCACGTGTACCAACCTGATTGCCTCCGGCGCCCGGTCGGTGACGCCGGAATGCGCTGCCGGCCCTGCTGCAAGTCCTGCGGCTGAGACCGCAGCGGCGACCCCGGCAGCGTCGGTGTCCAGCGGGAGCACCTCGGTCCCACCGGCCCGCAGTGCTGCCGCGATGCGATCGGCGCGGGCGCCGCTGCCGATGACGAGCACCGGCGCGGCCACGGTCGTGGCAGACAGGGGAGGCAGCTCGCGGAACGTCGGAACGGCGAACCAGTCCTCGATCACCTCGGCCGGTCCGCGATGCACCGCGGGTGCGGCGCCCGGGCCGGCAGATCCTGCGACCAGGGGTGACGGGTCGATCCAGTGCCGACGGCGTTCGTACGGGTAGGTGGGCAGGGCGACCCGGCGACCCGCGGGTGCGGTGGTCAGCTCGAGATCGTTGCCGTCGACCCACAGCCGCGCCCATGAGCGGCCGATGATGTCCAGGTCGGTCTCGGTGTCGCCGGGACCGGCGAGCGAGTACTGCGGGGCGGGACCGCGGCCCGTCTGCATGCGGGCGAGGCCGGCCAATTGACGACCCGGTCCGCACTCCAGGAACTGGACGTCACCGGCTGCCAGGGCAGTGGCCACCGCGGCACCGAACAGCACCGGCTCGCGCAACTGACGTGCCCAGTACCGCGGATCGGTGGCCTGCTCGGCGGTGAGCAGCTCGCCGGTCAGACCGGAGATGATGTCCAGCTGGGGGGCCACCGGTCCCGCCGCGGCGACCGCCGCGGCGAACTCGTCGAGGATCGGGTCCATCGCTGCCGTGTGGAACGCGTGCGAGGTGCGCAGTCGTGCGCCGGATGCCTTGGTGGGCAACGTGTCCGCGAACGCGTCGATGGCTTCGGCGGTGCCGCCGACGACCGTCATCCTGGGGCCGTTGACCCCGGCGATCTCGACGCCGTCGGTGAGCCGTGGCCGGACCTCGGCGGCCGGCAACTGGACGGCCATCATGACGCCGCGCGGCATGCTGTGCATCAGGCGGCCGCGGGTCGCGACGAG from Nakamurella sp. A5-74 harbors:
- a CDS encoding SDR family NAD(P)-dependent oxidoreductase; the protein is MTAVPDQLDLSTHPDPDDPDLRVSAAEHAAPQQDPTPHEHPDDGNATDDLGPGLEPIAIVGMAARVPGASDVETLWSNLLDGVEAKTRFSLDEQRALGMSDDDVDDEEFVPEAFVLQHHDELDAALFGMTPREASMADPGQRLMLELAHTALHHAGIDPAHFDGDIGVYCGGAGTQYLWRNVKANASVLAGAGELGAAIGNGQDYLSTNISYKLGLTGPSMTVVTACSTSLVTTHLACEALRNHECDAVITGGVSIELPQGAGYISEHDFTSPTGQVRAFDAGAAGTVWGSGGGAVVLRRLSDALRDGDTVHAVILGNAVNNDGATKVGFSAPSVQGQVSVIRQALQVAGISPRSIGYVEAHGTGTSLGDPIEVQSLTTAYGEELAAERTAKDPSASTDTTFAPQDRQWCAIGSVKSNLGHLSQAAGVISLIKAALVLRTATVPPTLHFEKPNPAIDFESGPFYPAASLGAFPAVDGPRRAAVSSFGIGGTNAHVILEQAPDPARAASAPQEGPASSRTQVLPLSANTDTALAATATRLAAHLRTHPELDLADVARTLRTGRIAYSRRSAVIAADSGDAIAQLTAGPKLIGSAGTPRLGILFSGQGSQFPGMGRALYHRSAEYAAAVDECSDVLGPILGLDLRELMLVDPADTEAAAPAAQALTQTFITQPALFTVEYALARFWTAAGARPAVLIGHSIGEYAAAVTAGIFPLHAALELVATRGRLMHSMPRGVMMAVQLPAAEVRPRLTDGVEIAGVNGPRMTVVGGTAEAIDAFADTLPTKASGARLRTSHAFHTAAMDPILDEFAAAVAAAGPVAPQLDIISGLTGELLTAEQATDPRYWARQLREPVLFGAAVATALAAGDVQFLECGPGRQLAGLARMQTGRGPAPQYSLAGPGDTETDLDIIGRSWARLWVDGNDLELTTAPAGRRVALPTYPYERRRHWIDPSPLVAGSAGPGAAPAVHRGPAEVIEDWFAVPTFRELPPLSATTVAAPVLVIGSGARADRIAAALRAGGTEVLPLDTDAAGVAAAVSAAGLAAGPAAHSGVTDRAPEAIRLVHVRALDSAPDELLQNGFHDLLGVLQALAELPEPPTVALTVLTPPVAPVTGGEDVVAQAALVAGPVRVGALELPFLRTRWIDVDDRSRDSAVVRELLATGEPREVSLRSDRRWVKDFTQTRPTAQQPGFREGGRYLITGGTGGIGVSVATELANRYRGRLALLARTPLPPRESWPAPGAESLGGDRTARTIAAVRAMEGAGAEVRVIAADVTDPAALAAVAAELNEAWGGLDGIVHAAGVAGGGMLEVKEPAVADSVLAPKVAGALALRTAFAEVPVELVVLCSSITALAGDIGQVDYCSGNAFLDAVAAAPGWSGPVVSVNWGGWSEIGMAVETVSVPGGAVSGDPLVPGTASAATALQPMEHPLLTRCDGVSAEGEISAETHWVLDQHRIGGVPVLPGTGMIEAIVAAHRACFPDAPGVSIADLAFLAPLRVPDGAAATLRVEFVAEPGADTATGERAVTVLRTLDGVTTRHAQASVTATTEAAGALDPEALLAGVLEKDAAASGLFRGQSRTSVVSFGPRWDVLRRHWMGPGMEVAELVAVPDVTAADVTVSDVTVPEVTVPEVTVPGPGASSEGWHLHPALLDVATAFSERGDGAYLPIGYGEVTVFAPLPAEFLSVLRYSGEPGEVVAADLELIDPDGRILVRIRDFALRRIDPEAVTAGDRPSDGQLPAAEPVSDTAPHRVSSGAAGIRIATADGVTAFRLLASSGLGPQVVINPMSVAELLDRVRSGGTDPEEVVQTGDGPVPSGSGTVATIAAVWSAVLGVPDVAAEDDFFALGGNSLVAVQLIGQIRKAVGVRLPMRIIFDAPTVQEMADQVDAMRAAAEATGSPAASGSPEASAVSALPAAEAAEVENAEQPTLSTDGAGPEDGSIPRLVRPGR